One window of Sphingomonas sp. KC8 genomic DNA carries:
- a CDS encoding LysR family transcriptional regulator, which yields MDPDYALFARVVEAGSLSAAGRAMLISPAMVSKRLARLEARLGVRLIHRTTRRLALTDAGERFHADVIAILQSIREAEDRITGVRREPAGPLRVSAPTSFGRLHVAPRLGAFLARYPRIELDLNLTDAYVDLLSDRVDLAIRITAHLPASLDGRRLATNRRVLCASPLYLADKDVPHGLSDLAGHRLLAADEQMPWRLVSGRQKRAVDGRSHVRTNSSEIVRELAIAGVGIALRSLWDVEDALADGRLVQILPEWEGSTDLGIYAVYPRAPSRPAALDAFVDFFEHCFDPPPWEAVHAGSDPERQEKR from the coding sequence CGGCAGCCTTTCCGCGGCGGGACGGGCGATGCTCATTTCACCGGCGATGGTGTCGAAACGGCTGGCGCGGCTGGAAGCGCGACTGGGCGTGCGGCTTATCCACCGCACCACCCGCAGGCTCGCCCTGACCGACGCGGGCGAGCGGTTCCACGCCGATGTCATCGCGATCCTGCAATCGATCCGGGAGGCGGAAGACCGGATCACCGGCGTTCGCCGTGAACCGGCCGGCCCGCTCAGGGTGTCGGCGCCCACCTCGTTCGGCCGGCTGCATGTCGCGCCCCGGCTTGGCGCGTTTCTGGCGCGTTACCCCCGGATCGAACTCGATCTCAACCTCACCGACGCCTATGTCGATTTGCTGTCGGACCGGGTCGATCTGGCGATCCGCATCACCGCCCACCTGCCGGCCAGCCTCGACGGCCGGCGCCTGGCCACCAATCGCCGGGTGCTGTGCGCCAGTCCGCTTTATCTTGCCGACAAGGATGTGCCCCACGGCCTGTCCGATCTGGCGGGGCATCGCCTGCTGGCGGCCGACGAGCAAATGCCGTGGCGTCTCGTCAGCGGCCGCCAGAAGCGGGCGGTGGACGGCAGAAGCCATGTCCGCACCAATTCGAGCGAGATCGTGCGCGAACTGGCGATCGCCGGCGTCGGCATCGCGCTGCGGTCCTTGTGGGATGTCGAAGATGCGCTGGCGGATGGCAGGCTCGTCCAGATACTGCCCGAATGGGAAGGCTCAACCGATCTCGGCATTTATGCCGTCTATCCGCGCGCGCCATCGCGCCCCGCCGCACTCGACGCCTTCGTCGACTTTTTCGAGCATTGCTTCGATCCGCCGCCATGGGAGGCCGTCCACGCCGGTTCCGATCCCGAACGGCAGGAAAAGCGCTGA
- a CDS encoding NAD kinase produces MTADHKLALIHSPTEAAQAAAKVLQDRYEWVPLEQATLAVALGGDGFLLQTLHAMLDRRRTLPVFGMNLGTVGFLMNEWSADLLENRITRAKTFTVTPLRMDAITVDGETVSYPAINEVSLLRETRQTARLEVLVNDRVVMPELVCDGVLASTPAGSTAYNLSAQGPILPLDSAMIALTPISPFRPRRWRGAILPERTRISFRVLDPIKRPVSAVADQREVRDVSTVSVAIDRASSLTLLFDPEHALDDRITMEQFAV; encoded by the coding sequence ATGACCGCAGACCATAAGCTTGCCCTGATCCATTCCCCCACCGAAGCCGCGCAAGCCGCCGCCAAGGTGCTGCAGGATCGTTATGAATGGGTGCCGCTGGAACAGGCGACGCTGGCGGTGGCGCTGGGGGGCGATGGCTTCCTGCTCCAGACGCTGCATGCCATGCTCGACAGGCGGCGCACCCTGCCCGTGTTCGGCATGAACCTGGGCACCGTCGGCTTCCTGATGAACGAATGGAGCGCCGACCTGCTGGAAAACCGGATCACGCGCGCCAAAACCTTTACCGTCACGCCATTGCGGATGGACGCGATCACGGTGGACGGGGAAACCGTGTCCTATCCCGCGATCAACGAAGTGTCGCTGCTGCGCGAAACCCGCCAGACGGCGCGGCTGGAAGTGCTGGTCAACGATCGCGTGGTGATGCCCGAACTGGTGTGCGACGGCGTGCTCGCTTCCACCCCGGCCGGATCGACCGCCTACAACCTGTCCGCGCAGGGACCGATTCTCCCGCTCGATTCGGCGATGATCGCGCTCACCCCGATCAGCCCGTTTCGGCCGCGGCGCTGGCGCGGGGCGATCCTGCCGGAACGGACGCGAATCAGCTTCCGCGTGCTCGACCCGATCAAGCGGCCGGTAAGCGCCGTCGCCGATCAGCGCGAAGTTCGCGATGTTTCAACCGTCTCGGTCGCGATCGACCGCGCCAGTTCGCTGACGCTTTTGTTCGATCCGGAGCACGCGCTGGACGACCGGATCACGATGGAACAGTTCGCCGTCTGA
- the moaA gene encoding GTP 3',8-cyclase MoaA, which yields MTPAVPNGPRPLIDGFGRKISYLRISVTDRCDLRCRYCMAEAMTFMPRAQILSLEEIAAIGDAFIARGVRKIRLTGGEPLIRRGVPDLAKMLGRHLATGDLDELTLTTNATNLARTASALVDAGIRRVNVSLDSRNADTFRHITRWGDVAQVLHGIATARDAGLRIKINMVALKGLNEDEIEPMLRWCAAEGHDLTLIETMPLGMIDEDRTDRYLPLDRVRDALAERYTLTPLDDRTGGPARYHRVAELNARIGFITPLTENFCAGCNRVRITATGRLYMCLGHDDQVDLRAALREGGPAALDARLDEAMALKPLRHDFHIDKRNAAPAVERFMSVTGG from the coding sequence ATGACACCGGCGGTTCCGAACGGCCCCAGGCCTTTGATTGACGGTTTCGGCCGCAAAATCAGCTATTTACGGATATCCGTCACCGATCGCTGCGATCTGCGCTGCCGCTATTGCATGGCCGAAGCGATGACGTTCATGCCGCGCGCGCAGATTTTGTCGCTGGAAGAAATCGCCGCGATCGGCGACGCCTTCATCGCCCGCGGTGTCCGCAAGATCCGGCTGACCGGGGGCGAACCCCTGATCCGGCGCGGCGTTCCGGATCTGGCGAAGATGCTGGGCCGCCATCTGGCGACCGGCGATCTCGACGAACTGACCCTGACCACCAACGCCACCAACCTGGCCCGCACCGCATCGGCGCTCGTCGATGCAGGCATCCGCCGGGTCAATGTCAGCCTGGACAGCCGCAACGCCGATACCTTTCGCCACATCACCCGCTGGGGCGACGTGGCGCAGGTTCTGCACGGCATTGCCACGGCGCGCGACGCGGGGCTGCGGATCAAGATCAACATGGTCGCACTCAAGGGCCTGAACGAGGACGAAATCGAACCGATGCTGCGCTGGTGCGCGGCCGAAGGGCATGACCTGACGCTGATCGAAACCATGCCCCTGGGCATGATCGACGAAGATCGCACCGATCGCTATCTGCCCCTTGATCGCGTCCGCGACGCGCTGGCCGAACGCTATACGCTCACCCCGCTTGACGACCGCACCGGCGGCCCCGCGCGCTACCATCGCGTCGCGGAACTGAACGCGCGGATCGGCTTCATCACCCCGCTCACGGAGAATTTCTGCGCCGGCTGCAATCGGGTCCGCATCACCGCCACAGGGCGGCTGTACATGTGCCTGGGCCACGACGATCAGGTCGATCTGCGCGCGGCCCTGCGCGAAGGCGGCCCGGCCGCGCTGGACGCCCGGCTGGACGAAGCCATGGCACTGAAACCGCTGCGCCATGATTTCCACATAGACAAACGCAATGCGGCACCAGCGGTTGAACGATTCATGAGCGTAACAGGCGGATGA
- a CDS encoding putative bifunctional diguanylate cyclase/phosphodiesterase, which yields MAERAGWRVAAMQRADDAERRFLGSSAAVAVVDARGALEEGLAAARLLAEPVEANAGALLVLLSRGDVAALDAVHTAGATHYLASPFGEAEFAQMLRFADRHADRLAGGRGPGRVTAPGGEGGARGGGRERRGRDPLTGLADGATLRRWIERQLGPRNAEGAGVLMLLAVTRFEAINGAFGVSAGDQVLQAVARRIERQLDPGMARRGCVARVAGAEFAIALAPPATVDDARRLAGELADAIARPFAAEQHVVTLACRIGVAQADGADDGPALMRRASLALAEAKMGDPGLVGTLDAGGVAQAAHDNRLEVDLRAALDRDEIGILFQPQVSVTTGEIVGVEALARWRHPELGELGAATLFAVAERSDYLVQLSAHVQGKAIRMAASWEGDLASLRIAVNVTAADIARPGFAARFLALVDRSGLSPARLTVEVTEGGLIEDLAQAADFLGELRAAGLRVAIDDFGTGYSSLAYLKALPLDYLKIDQKLAQDIGGSARDRVVVRGVIEMAKSLGLTVIAEGVETETQLALLAAEGCDIYQGFLCAQPLEEDALAELLARR from the coding sequence ATGGCGGAACGGGCGGGGTGGCGGGTTGCCGCCATGCAGCGGGCCGATGATGCCGAGCGTCGGTTTCTCGGGAGCAGTGCTGCGGTGGCCGTGGTCGATGCCCGCGGCGCGCTGGAAGAAGGGCTGGCGGCGGCGCGCTTGCTGGCCGAACCGGTAGAGGCGAATGCCGGGGCGCTGCTGGTGCTGCTGTCGCGCGGCGACGTGGCGGCGCTGGATGCGGTGCACACCGCCGGTGCCACCCATTATCTGGCCAGTCCGTTCGGCGAGGCGGAGTTCGCCCAGATGCTGCGTTTTGCCGATCGTCATGCCGATCGGCTGGCGGGCGGGCGCGGGCCGGGGCGGGTGACGGCGCCGGGCGGCGAGGGCGGTGCGCGCGGCGGTGGCCGCGAACGGCGGGGCCGCGATCCGCTGACGGGGCTTGCCGACGGGGCCACGCTGCGGCGGTGGATCGAACGGCAGCTTGGCCCGCGCAACGCCGAGGGTGCGGGCGTCCTCATGCTGCTGGCCGTGACGCGCTTCGAAGCGATCAACGGCGCGTTCGGGGTGTCGGCGGGCGATCAGGTGCTGCAGGCGGTGGCCCGGCGCATCGAACGGCAGCTCGATCCCGGAATGGCGCGGCGGGGGTGCGTGGCGCGGGTCGCCGGTGCGGAATTTGCGATCGCGCTCGCCCCGCCGGCGACGGTGGACGATGCCCGGCGGCTGGCCGGGGAACTGGCGGATGCGATCGCGCGTCCGTTCGCCGCCGAACAGCATGTCGTGACCCTGGCGTGCCGGATCGGTGTTGCCCAGGCGGATGGTGCCGATGACGGCCCGGCGCTGATGCGGCGCGCAAGCCTTGCGCTGGCCGAAGCGAAAATGGGGGATCCGGGGCTGGTCGGCACGCTGGACGCCGGCGGTGTCGCGCAGGCGGCGCATGATAACCGGCTGGAGGTGGATCTGCGCGCCGCGCTCGACCGCGATGAAATCGGCATCCTGTTCCAGCCGCAGGTTTCGGTGACGACGGGGGAGATTGTCGGTGTCGAGGCGCTGGCGCGCTGGCGCCATCCCGAACTGGGGGAATTGGGCGCGGCGACCCTGTTCGCGGTTGCCGAGCGGTCGGACTATCTGGTCCAGCTTTCGGCGCATGTGCAGGGCAAGGCGATCCGCATGGCGGCGTCGTGGGAAGGCGATCTGGCATCGCTGCGGATCGCGGTGAACGTCACGGCGGCGGATATCGCACGGCCCGGTTTTGCCGCGCGCTTTCTGGCGCTGGTCGATCGGTCGGGGCTGTCGCCGGCGCGGCTGACGGTGGAGGTGACGGAAGGCGGCCTGATCGAGGATCTGGCGCAGGCCGCCGATTTCCTGGGCGAATTGCGCGCGGCGGGCCTGCGTGTGGCGATCGACGATTTCGGCACGGGCTATTCGAGCCTGGCCTATCTCAAGGCGCTGCCGCTCGATTATCTCAAGATCGATCAGAAACTGGCGCAGGATATTGGTGGGTCGGCGCGCGATCGGGTGGTGGTGCGCGGGGTGATCGAAATGGCCAAGTCGCTGGGCCTGACGGTGATCGCCGAAGGCGTCGAAACCGAAACCCAGCTGGCCCTGCTCGCGGCTGAAGGCTGCGATATCTATCAGGGGTTCCTGTGCGCGCAGCCGCTGGAGGAAGATGCACTGGCGGAGTTGCTGGCGCGGCGATGA
- a CDS encoding TetR/AcrR family transcriptional regulator, with protein sequence MTVSPPPAPARGRGRPRKPETDATILAAGRRLLREGGIEALTFDSIAQATGITRATIYRRWPTKAHLLSNIANEDENVQFVDVTEHEGIKGEVRALVAQVYHRYQLADISAAALGLFAAIQRDPALRHELQHPIESAARADMKRIVDAGKASGQIRASVDADAFYDVTIGAVLARLLVASTPAGEELIDYITDIVLNGVAPRD encoded by the coding sequence ATGACCGTCTCTCCTCCCCCCGCCCCGGCGCGCGGGCGCGGCCGGCCGCGCAAGCCCGAGACGGATGCGACGATCCTCGCTGCCGGGCGACGATTGCTGCGCGAAGGCGGGATCGAGGCGCTGACATTCGATTCGATCGCCCAGGCGACCGGCATCACCCGCGCCACCATCTATCGCCGCTGGCCGACCAAGGCGCATCTGCTGAGCAACATCGCCAACGAGGATGAAAACGTCCAGTTCGTCGACGTCACCGAACATGAAGGCATCAAGGGCGAGGTCCGCGCGCTCGTGGCGCAGGTGTATCACCGCTACCAGCTGGCCGACATCAGCGCCGCAGCGCTTGGCCTGTTCGCCGCGATCCAGCGCGATCCGGCGCTGCGCCACGAATTGCAGCACCCGATCGAATCCGCAGCCCGCGCCGACATGAAACGCATCGTCGATGCCGGCAAGGCCAGCGGCCAGATCCGCGCCTCGGTCGACGCGGATGCCTTTTACGATGTCACCATCGGCGCGGTGCTCGCCCGCCTGCTCGTGGCGTCGACCCCGGCCGGCGAAGAACTGATCGATTATATCACCGATATCGTCCTGAACGGGGTGGCCCCGCGCGACTGA
- a CDS encoding SDR family oxidoreductase, with protein sequence MEPDQSAPPSSARTALVTGGGRRIGRAIALRLATAGWNVAIHCGHAVDEAEEVAREAGARSVRTAVLPADLADEGAVAALVERAVSALGPIGLLVNNASTFDDDRFGGLDKAIWDRHFAVNLRAPMVLAECFAAQAPAGAAIINLLDQRVLRPNPLFFSYALTKSALWTATQMMAQALAPAIRVNAVAPGPVLASCHQDDGQFEREATGTLLGRPSPPEQIADAVLYLANAMSVTGQVIAVDSGQHLGWRTPDMIDA encoded by the coding sequence ATGGAACCCGATCAATCTGCTCCGCCCTCGTCCGCCCGCACCGCGCTTGTCACCGGCGGGGGGCGGCGCATCGGCCGGGCGATCGCGCTGCGGCTGGCCACGGCCGGCTGGAATGTCGCAATTCATTGCGGCCATGCGGTGGACGAAGCCGAGGAAGTGGCGCGCGAAGCCGGCGCACGCAGCGTCCGCACCGCCGTTCTGCCGGCCGATCTGGCGGATGAAGGCGCCGTGGCCGCGCTGGTCGAGCGCGCGGTATCCGCGCTCGGGCCGATTGGCCTGCTCGTCAACAATGCGTCGACGTTCGATGATGATCGCTTCGGCGGGCTGGACAAGGCAATCTGGGATCGTCATTTCGCGGTGAACCTGCGTGCGCCGATGGTGCTGGCGGAATGCTTCGCGGCGCAGGCGCCGGCAGGGGCGGCCATCATCAATCTGCTCGATCAACGCGTGTTGCGCCCCAATCCGTTGTTCTTTTCCTACGCGTTGACCAAATCGGCGCTGTGGACCGCGACGCAGATGATGGCGCAGGCCCTGGCCCCTGCCATCCGGGTCAATGCCGTCGCGCCGGGGCCGGTGCTGGCGTCCTGCCATCAGGATGATGGCCAATTCGAGCGCGAAGCGACCGGAACCCTGCTCGGCCGGCCCAGCCCGCCCGAACAGATTGCCGATGCGGTGCTGTATCTGGCGAATGCCATGTCGGTGACGGGGCAGGTGATCGCGGTCGATTCCGGCCAGCATCTCGGCTGGCGAACGCCGGACATGATCGACGCCTGA
- a CDS encoding TonB-dependent receptor: MKTVYLAAASMLAITTAPAHAQDAASAVAAESSGGLEDIVVTAQRREENLQRVPVAVTAMTAAALDNARITNVNNLSGYAPNVQISNQGQQSTPTIQIRGIQSGTSDNAVDPKVGIYLDGVYIGRSVGAIFDLADLERVEMLRGPQGTLFGRNSTGGAISLISAAPTGEFGISQQLSYGNYNAFRSRTIVNLPQFGPLSLKVSYLHDQMEGDTRNLLGGKKIDLSLRQPGFGTLTYANRLGEKNVDAVQVAARIDASDNLKIDYRFDYTDSNTVGRATQLLGPTGDGTGALAGAILQFQGAVPLGGGVIYPGTGGITNLGKSQLDAVANASSNEHVVTQGHNLAIAWDVDDVLTVKTITAYRKFKQDPYIYDLGSTGGLRFSAAQLGAVLAAGQDPAAIAGVFAGANQPGPNDSLFTLLTSRSTRQKQFSQEVQFIFNWDRFDLTSGVFYFHENSPATSVLGIFQPVVNGVVVPTALDNVFGSGVTATRAVNDSIAGYGQLTWHATDQIDVAFGARYTIDDRATSLFSVAGAAGSTLVPGQTYKTSYEKLNYTGILTYRPNDDVTTYAKIATGYVAGGILGAIPYDPESLTSYEVGVKSKMFDNRVRANLSAFYSDYKDLQIQTFVGGVQRFENAGKARIWGIEGEFQAAPIDGLTIDANFGYTNFKYKEYMQGGVNVADRVNVTYTPKWTARLGGQYDFPEFANGGNFFINVDSRYRSAVPMTAFPTNNPVVDALLVTKKYVLADARAGVASLPISGTAIGISGWVKNIFNVDRATFGPTAVNQVIVPDRGRTYGIDLSVKF; this comes from the coding sequence ATGAAGACCGTGTATCTGGCGGCTGCGTCCATGCTCGCCATCACCACCGCACCGGCGCATGCGCAGGATGCGGCATCGGCCGTCGCGGCCGAAAGCAGCGGCGGGCTGGAAGACATCGTTGTCACCGCCCAGCGCCGTGAAGAAAATCTGCAGCGCGTTCCCGTCGCCGTCACCGCGATGACCGCCGCGGCACTCGACAATGCGCGCATCACCAACGTCAACAATCTGAGCGGCTATGCGCCGAACGTGCAGATTTCGAACCAGGGCCAGCAATCGACCCCGACGATCCAGATTCGCGGTATCCAGTCGGGCACGTCGGACAATGCGGTCGATCCCAAGGTCGGCATCTATCTTGACGGCGTTTACATCGGCCGTTCGGTCGGCGCGATCTTCGACCTGGCCGATCTGGAACGGGTGGAAATGCTGCGCGGCCCGCAGGGCACGCTGTTCGGCCGCAATTCCACCGGCGGCGCGATCAGCCTGATCAGCGCGGCACCAACCGGTGAGTTCGGCATCAGCCAGCAATTGTCCTATGGCAATTACAACGCGTTCCGTTCGCGCACGATCGTCAACCTGCCGCAGTTCGGTCCGCTGAGCCTGAAGGTTTCGTACCTGCACGACCAGATGGAAGGCGACACCAGGAACCTGCTCGGCGGCAAGAAGATCGATCTCAGCCTGCGCCAGCCGGGCTTTGGCACGCTCACTTATGCCAACCGGCTGGGCGAAAAGAATGTCGATGCGGTGCAGGTCGCGGCGCGGATCGACGCGTCGGATAATCTGAAGATCGACTATCGCTTCGATTATACCGATTCCAACACGGTCGGCCGCGCCACCCAGTTGCTCGGGCCGACGGGCGACGGCACCGGCGCGCTTGCCGGCGCGATCCTGCAGTTCCAGGGGGCGGTGCCGCTGGGCGGCGGCGTCATTTATCCCGGCACGGGCGGCATCACCAACCTTGGCAAGAGCCAACTCGACGCGGTCGCCAACGCATCCAGCAACGAACATGTCGTAACGCAGGGCCATAATCTGGCGATTGCGTGGGATGTCGACGACGTGCTGACGGTGAAGACCATCACCGCCTACCGCAAGTTCAAGCAGGATCCCTATATCTACGACCTCGGTTCGACCGGCGGGCTGCGTTTCAGCGCAGCGCAGTTGGGCGCGGTGCTGGCCGCCGGCCAGGATCCCGCTGCGATTGCGGGCGTTTTCGCTGGCGCAAATCAGCCCGGCCCGAACGACAGCCTGTTCACGCTGCTGACGTCGCGATCGACCCGGCAGAAGCAGTTCAGCCAGGAAGTGCAGTTCATCTTCAACTGGGACCGTTTCGACCTGACATCGGGCGTGTTCTACTTCCACGAAAATTCGCCGGCGACGAGCGTGCTGGGTATCTTCCAGCCGGTCGTGAACGGCGTGGTCGTACCGACGGCGCTCGACAATGTGTTCGGCAGCGGTGTCACCGCGACGCGCGCGGTGAACGATTCCATCGCGGGCTATGGCCAGTTGACCTGGCACGCGACCGACCAGATCGACGTGGCATTTGGCGCGCGCTACACGATCGATGATCGTGCAACCTCGCTGTTCAGCGTGGCCGGCGCGGCGGGCAGCACGCTGGTTCCGGGCCAGACCTACAAGACCAGCTATGAAAAGCTGAACTATACCGGCATCCTCACCTATCGCCCGAACGATGATGTCACGACCTATGCCAAGATCGCGACCGGCTATGTCGCCGGCGGCATCCTGGGCGCCATTCCCTATGATCCGGAATCGCTGACCAGCTACGAAGTCGGCGTGAAATCGAAGATGTTCGACAACCGCGTCCGCGCCAACCTGTCCGCTTTCTATTCGGACTATAAGGATCTCCAGATCCAGACGTTCGTGGGCGGCGTGCAGCGGTTCGAAAATGCCGGCAAGGCGCGCATCTGGGGCATCGAGGGCGAATTCCAGGCCGCCCCGATCGATGGCCTGACGATCGATGCCAATTTCGGCTACACCAACTTCAAATATAAGGAATATATGCAAGGCGGGGTAAACGTGGCCGACCGGGTCAACGTCACCTACACGCCGAAATGGACCGCGCGTCTGGGCGGGCAATATGATTTCCCCGAATTCGCGAATGGCGGGAATTTCTTCATCAACGTCGACTCGCGCTATCGTTCGGCCGTGCCGATGACCGCGTTCCCGACCAACAATCCCGTGGTCGATGCGCTGTTGGTCACCAAGAAATATGTCCTCGCCGATGCCCGCGCCGGTGTCGCTTCGCTGCCGATCAGCGGCACCGCGATCGGCATTTCGGGCTGGGTGAAGAACATCTTCAACGTCGATCGGGCGACCTTCGGGCCGACCGCCGTCAACCAGGTGATCGTGCCGGATCGTGGCCGCACCTACGGCATCGATCTGTCGGTGAAGTTCTAA
- a CDS encoding metallophosphoesterase family protein: MRILAISMLATAGMAHAAPATPAAAPAPWTKAPANDPQALRFAVIGDRTGLARPGVFEQAIKQVDLMQPEFLINVGDLIEGYTGDAAELAREWGEMETAIGQLRAPFIYVAGNHDIGNDMMLSAWKAKRGEPYYQFTYKDVLFLVLDTEDPPPDMPADFAKQFHQMAAGMKNDPVATEKALAQFVGGVNADREKGKAVDPEMLALSAARFSPKQVDFALKALADQPKPRWTFVLMHKPAWKLNSAEFAKIEAALAGRPYTVIAGHNHYYAHEKRHGRDYITMGTAGAISHQHGPGEMDHIAWVTVKDGEPDIALIKLNGLLDRTGQSGQTMVR, from the coding sequence TTGCGTATTCTGGCGATTTCGATGCTGGCAACCGCCGGCATGGCCCATGCCGCACCCGCCACCCCGGCCGCTGCCCCCGCACCATGGACCAAAGCCCCCGCCAATGACCCGCAGGCCCTGCGTTTCGCGGTGATCGGCGACCGCACGGGCCTGGCCCGGCCGGGCGTGTTCGAACAGGCGATCAAACAGGTCGACCTGATGCAGCCCGAATTCCTGATCAACGTGGGCGACCTGATCGAAGGCTATACCGGCGACGCCGCCGAACTGGCCCGCGAATGGGGCGAGATGGAAACCGCGATCGGCCAGTTGCGCGCGCCGTTCATCTATGTCGCGGGCAACCACGACATCGGCAACGACATGATGCTGTCGGCATGGAAGGCCAAGCGCGGCGAGCCTTATTACCAGTTCACATACAAGGACGTGCTGTTCCTGGTGCTGGACACCGAAGATCCGCCGCCCGACATGCCGGCCGATTTCGCCAAGCAGTTCCACCAGATGGCCGCCGGCATGAAGAACGATCCGGTCGCGACCGAAAAGGCGCTGGCCCAGTTCGTCGGCGGCGTGAATGCCGATCGCGAAAAAGGCAAGGCGGTCGACCCCGAAATGCTGGCGCTGAGCGCGGCGCGGTTCAGCCCGAAGCAGGTCGATTTCGCGCTGAAGGCGCTGGCCGATCAGCCCAAGCCGCGCTGGACCTTCGTGCTGATGCACAAGCCGGCATGGAAGCTGAATTCCGCCGAATTCGCAAAGATCGAAGCCGCGCTTGCCGGCCGGCCCTACACCGTGATCGCCGGGCACAATCATTATTACGCCCACGAAAAGCGCCATGGCCGCGACTATATCACCATGGGCACGGCAGGCGCGATTTCGCACCAGCACGGCCCCGGCGAAATGGACCATATCGCCTGGGTGACGGTGAAGGACGGCGAACCCGACATCGCGCTCATCAAGCTCAACGGCCTGCTCGACCGCACCGGCCAGAGCGGCCAGACCATGGTGCGCTGA
- a CDS encoding flavin-containing monooxygenase, whose translation MLSEQETVAFISKLWGEATMARILKAVVIGAGMAGILAAIRLRELGHNVTVLEKADRVGGTWRENRYAGLHCDVPAHAYTYSFAPNPDWSRYLSPGPEIQRYFEKVADDYGVTAITRFGEEVAEARWDGSLWRIETKKGLKLDADILIAATGVLHHPRMPDIAGLDSFAGPAFHSARWQDGIDLSGKRVGIIGNGSTGVQIVSALAGVAAKTVHFQRSPQWIMPVPNDFYTDEQRAAFRADPKLVDAIRYNPEYEANVRNFSAAINDMNSEQIHQIEWVVNNHLETAIADPVLRERLRPTYRAACKRLIYSWDYYEKVQRPDVEVVVEGIERIEPQGVRDKEGRLHELDVLILATGFHADRFVRPINMIGRGDVALNDVWAKRPSAYLAVSIPDFPNMFLLNGPTGPVGNFSLIDIAEKQMAYIEQLIGRIAAGEANTVSASHAAMSDYDDRRITAAKGTIFASGCSSWYLDAEGVPASWPWSYDAFSDAMSTPKLEDFDIAA comes from the coding sequence ATGCTGTCCGAACAGGAGACAGTCGCCTTCATCAGCAAGTTATGGGGTGAAGCGACGATGGCCAGAATTTTGAAGGCAGTGGTGATTGGCGCAGGCATGGCGGGCATCCTCGCCGCGATCCGCCTGCGCGAGCTGGGCCATAACGTGACGGTGCTCGAAAAGGCCGATCGCGTTGGCGGCACCTGGCGTGAAAATCGCTATGCCGGCCTGCACTGCGACGTGCCCGCGCATGCCTACACCTACAGCTTCGCGCCCAACCCCGACTGGAGCCGATATCTTTCGCCGGGACCCGAAATCCAGCGTTACTTCGAAAAGGTCGCCGACGATTATGGCGTGACCGCGATCACCCGTTTTGGCGAGGAAGTCGCCGAAGCGCGCTGGGACGGCAGCCTGTGGCGGATCGAAACCAAGAAGGGGTTGAAGCTCGACGCCGATATCCTGATCGCCGCGACCGGCGTCCTCCACCATCCGCGCATGCCTGACATCGCCGGGCTGGACAGCTTTGCCGGCCCCGCCTTTCACAGCGCGCGCTGGCAGGATGGCATCGATCTTTCGGGTAAGCGCGTCGGAATCATCGGCAACGGATCGACCGGCGTGCAGATCGTTTCGGCTTTGGCTGGCGTGGCCGCCAAGACCGTGCATTTCCAGCGTTCGCCGCAGTGGATCATGCCGGTGCCGAACGATTTTTACACGGACGAACAGCGGGCCGCGTTCCGGGCAGATCCCAAGCTGGTCGATGCCATCCGCTACAACCCGGAATATGAAGCCAACGTCCGCAACTTTTCGGCGGCGATCAACGACATGAATTCGGAACAGATCCACCAGATCGAATGGGTGGTGAACAATCATCTGGAAACCGCCATCGCCGACCCGGTGCTGCGCGAGCGGCTGCGCCCCACCTATCGCGCGGCTTGCAAGCGCCTGATCTATTCCTGGGATTATTATGAAAAGGTCCAGCGTCCCGATGTCGAGGTGGTCGTCGAAGGCATCGAGCGGATCGAGCCGCAGGGCGTTCGCGACAAGGAAGGCCGCCTGCACGAACTGGACGTGCTGATCCTTGCCACCGGCTTCCACGCCGATCGCTTCGTCCGGCCGATCAACATGATCGGGCGCGGCGATGTCGCGCTCAATGATGTGTGGGCGAAACGGCCGTCGGCCTATCTGGCGGTGTCGATCCCGGATTTCCCCAATATGTTCCTCCTCAACGGTCCGACCGGGCCAGTGGGCAATTTCTCGCTGATCGATATCGCCGAAAAGCAGATGGCCTATATCGAACAGCTCATCGGCCGCATCGCCGCCGGCGAAGCCAATACGGTGAGCGCAAGCCATGCGGCGATGAGCGACTATGACGATCGCCGTATCACTGCGGCCAAGGGCACCATCTTCGCGTCCGGCTGCAGCAGCTGGTATCTGGACGCAGAAGGCGTCCCTGCGAGCTGGCCGTGGAGCTATGACGCATTTTCGGATGCGATGAGCACGCCGAAGCTTGAGGATTTCGACATCGCCGCCTGA